Proteins found in one Triticum aestivum cultivar Chinese Spring chromosome 4D, IWGSC CS RefSeq v2.1, whole genome shotgun sequence genomic segment:
- the LOC123098734 gene encoding ubiquitin carboxyl-terminal hydrolase 3 → MGAASSRLEKALGEQFPEGERYFGLENFGNTCYCNSVLQALYFCVPFREQLLEYYANNKSASDGEENMLTCLADLFSQISNQKKKTGVIAPKRFIQRLKKQNELFRSYMHQDAHEFLNFLLNELADILEKECKANKETPQNSSSNKSSNGPINGQPNGSHKEPETTWVHKCFQGILTNQTKCLRCETVTDRDETFLDLSLDIEQNSSITSCLKNFSSTETLNAEDKFFCDKCCSLQEAQKRMKIKKQPNILVIHLKRFKYIEQLGRYKKLTYRVVFPLELKLMNTVDNSDLEYSLFAVLVHVGSGPNHGHYISVVKSHNHWLFFDDETVEMTDESMVQTFFGSAQEFSGNTDNGYILFYESVAKTS, encoded by the exons ATGGGCGCGGCGAGCTCGAGGCTGGAGAAGGCGCTGGGCGAGCAGTTCCCCGAGGGCGAGCGATACTTCGGCCTCGAGAACTTCGGCAACACCTGCTACTGCAACAGCGTCCTCCAG GCACTTTACTTCTGTGTTCCTTTCCGCGAGCAATTACTGGAGTACTATGCAAACAATAAAAGCGCCAGTGATGGCGAAGAGAACATGTTAACCTGCTTAGCTGACCTTTTCTCTCAG ATCAGCAATCAGAAGAAGAAAACAGGCGTTATCGCTCCTAAGCGTTTTATTCAACGACTGAAGAAACAGAATGAGCTTTTCCGCAGCTATATGCATCAG GATGCTCATGAATTTCTGAATTTTTTGTTGAATGAGCTAGCTGACATTCTCGAGAAAGAATGTAAAGCCAATAAAGAAACTCCTCAAAATTCATCTTCAAATAAGAGTTCTAATGGCCCTATTAATGGTCAGCCCAATGGTAGTCATAAAGAACCAGAGACTACATGGGTCCACAAATGCTTCCAG GGAATATTGACTAATCAAACAAAATGTCTGAGATGTGAAACCGTCACTGATAGAGATGAAACATTTCTTGACTTGAGCCTGGATATAGAACAAAATAGTTCAATCACCAGCTGTCTTAAAAACTTCAGCTCAACAGAAACTTTGAACGCCGAGGATAAGTTCTTCTGTGACAAATGCTGCAG TTTACAAGAAGCACAGAAAAGAATGAAGATAAAGAAACAGCCAAACATCCTGGTAATCCATCTCAAGCGCTTCAAGTACATCGAGCAGCTTGGCCGCTACAAAAAGCTGACATACCGAGTCGTTTTCCCACTGGAGCTTAAACTCATGAACACAGTCGACAACTCAGACTTGGAATATTCCCTCTTTGCTGTGCTAGTCCACGTCGGAAGTGGGCCAAATCATGGCCACTACATCAGCGTGGTAAAGAGCCACAACCACTGGTTGTTCTTCGACGATGAGACTGTTGAGATGACCGATGAGTCCATGGTACAGACATTCTTCGGCTCAGCACAGGAGTTCAGTGGTAACACCGACAATGGCTACATACTCTTCTACGAAAGCGTCGCTAAAACAAGCTGA
- the LOC123098735 gene encoding uncharacterized protein → MAPVQRHNRGPVPKYAQETDYFTMEFIYDGVFMGTGGNRSYVNGRKVSYDYCEADVICMAMFGDLIKALGYERRGRINIYFLLPGMQINEDGLRLLSKDSDTTCIRAMVREGHRFLMFYLEHDDKIAAETQDDVIANPTTELPNVISPMNCSTDQEHESVLEQSNVSPSHADESRIEGTSTCKGRGKAKEEDDVCSDDESCDSDYVASLVDSDYDLEDGDADLFIDRKQNGAEKECKGKSKEVVEDDISEDDKLELPDSDEEDMKFNFKHFTDADMNAPKFHLGQVFTSIDQLRKAIREYSCKERLNITFPKNDKTRLGAKCNDGCPWYLYASYDNRTQSIMIKTFKDEHTCCKKWQVKAFTARYIAHKYVEKIRADEKITLKGFGSLVQQEWNMKVKRGKLGRARKIAHNIIYGDEIAQYNKLWDYGHELRRSNPGSTFFVELADDGQFQKCYFSFDACKRGFLSACRPVLFVDGTHLKTQFGGILLTAIGMDPNDCIFPIAFGVVEVENTKSWRWFLTAFKEDLGIVNTSRWSIMSDKQKGLIRAVKELFSDSEHRFCVRHLWQNFTKNFKGEILKNQLWRCARSTTTGQFRANMDQMLILNKEAHDWLDELDPKTWVRAYQREFPKCDVLLNNNCEVFNKYILEAREMPFLSMVQTIKGQIMARVYSKKEEAGKWHGTICPKIRKRLQRHVEAANTCTTDPAGLGIFQVNDRGADFEVDIRLRTCSCKRWDLTGIPCCHGVAACRHDQIPPEEMVHSCYSIQTYLKAYEHIIMPCKDVAEWQRMYGREILPPPILKKKGRRKKNRRQQPEEKEGRAGRKMGRGGAVIHCSYCGAAGHNIGGCTDFKLGLKPKKKGKVVRAEPPVSSDSENEDPVLTQEQNMQTMGMSQPERTTYEAEAISTLIAETQSSQRPIVQPTALPENAFIQGNVQMQPRVQETTATIHGNVHRKREVLALAKLKAAAERRDVADQAKFDAAMAKLKEEENKLMLAAEQRKQELQEKRKVAEEKKKAMLEQKKLEAEARKRVAEEKKRKLKRRNLHLQRQKG, encoded by the exons ATGGCTCCCGTCCAGCGGCACAACAGGGGTCCCGTACCCAAATACG CACAAGAGACTGATTACTTCACTATGGAGTTCATTTATGATGGAGTTTTCATGGGGACAGGAGGCAATAGGTCCTATGTTAATGGTAGGAAGGTTTCATATGATTACTGTGAAGCTGATGTAATATGTATGGCCATGTTTGGCGATTTAATTAAGGCATTGGGTTATGAAAGAAGGGGCAGAATTAACATATACTTTTTGCTGCCCGGTATGCAAATCAATGAAGATGGTCTGCGGTTGTTATCAAAGGACAGCGACACAACGTGCATCAGGGCTATGGTTAGAGAGGGACATAGGTTTCTCATGTTTTATCTTGAGCATGACGATAAAATTGCTGCAGAAACACAGGATGATGTTATTGCAAACCCCACCACTGAGTTGCCCAATGTTATCAGCCCTATGAATTGCAGTACAGATCAGGAGCATGAGAGTGTTTTGGAGCAGAGCAATGTGTCACCTAGTCATGCTGATGAGAGTAGAATAGAAGGGACGAGTACATGCAAAGGGAGAGGAAAAgcaaaggaagaagatgatgtGTGTAGTGATGATGAATCATGTGACTCTGATTACGTTGCATCACTAGTAGACAGTGACTATGATCTAGAGGATGGTGATGCTGATTTGTTCATTGATAGGAAGCAGAATGGTGCAGAGAAGGAATGCAAAGGGAAAAGTAAAGAAGTTGTAGAAGATGACATTTCTGAAGATGATAAACTGGAGCTTCCAGATTCAGATGAAGAAGACATGAAATTCAATTTCAAGCATTTTACAGATGCAGATATGAATGCGCCCAAGTTTCATTTGGGTCAGGTCTTCACATCTATTGATCAGTTGAGGAAAGCAATTAGGGAGTACAGTTGCAAGGAGAGGTTGAACATAACCTTTCCGAAGAATGACAAAACTAGGCTTGGAGCGAAATGCAATGATGGATGCCCTTGGTACTTGTATGCATCATATGACAACAGGACACAATCCATCATGATCAAGACATTCAAAGATGAACACACTTGCTGCAAAAAGTGGCAAGTAAAAGCTTTTACAGCCAGATATATAGCTCATAAGTATGTGGAGAAGATCAGAGCTGATGAGAAGATTACACTTAAGGGTTTTGGGTCACTAGTGCAACAAGAATGGAACATGAAAGTGAAGAGGGGAAAACTTGGGAGAGCTAGGAAAATTGCACACAACATAATCTATGGAGATGAAATTGCACAATACAATAAGTTATGGGACTATGGGCATGAGTTGAGGAGATCCAATCCAGGCAGCACTTTCTTTGTTGAGCTTGCCGATGATGGTCAGTTTCAGAAATGTTATTTCTCATTTGATGCATGCAAGAGGGGGTTTCTATCTGCTTGTAGGCCAGTACTTTTTGTTGATGGAACCCATTTGAAGACCCAATTTGGTGGCATTCTCTTGACAGCTATTGGAATGGACCCCAATGACTGCATCTTTCCAATAGCTTTTGGTGTTGTTGAAGTTGAGAATACAAAAAGTTGGAGGTGGTTCTTGACTGCTTTCAAAGAAGACCTAGGCATTGTCAACACCTCCCGATGGAGCATTATGTCAGACAAGCAGAAA GGATTAATTAGGGCTGTTAAGGAACTGTTTAGTGACTCAGAGCATAGATTTTGTGTTAGGCATTTGTGGCAGAATTTCACAAAAAACTTTAAAGGTGAAATCTTGAAGAACCAACTATGGAGATGCGCAAGAAGTACTACAACAGGTCAATTTAGGGCCAACATGGATCAGATGTTGATTTTAAATAAAGAAGCTCATGACTGGTTGGATGAGTTAGATCCGAAAacttgggttagagcttatcaaaGAGAATTCCCTAAGTGCGATGTGCTACTGAATAACAATTGTGAGGTCTTCAATAAGTACATATTAGAAGCAAGAGAAATGCCCTTCTTAAGCATGGTGCAGACCATAAAGGGGCAGATAATGGCGAGAGTTTATTCCAAGAAGGAAGAAGCAGGGAAGTGGCATGGCACCATATGTCCAAAAATTAGGAAAAGACTCCAAAGGCATGTGGAAGCTGCTAATACATGCACGACTGACCCAGCAGGACTTGGGATATTCCAAGTTAATGACAGAGGTGCAGATTTTGAAGTGGACATCAGGTTGAGGACTTGTAGCTGCAAGAGATGGGATTTGACTGGAATACCATGTTGTCATGGAGTGGCTGCTTGTAGGCATGACCAAATACCTCCAGAAGAAATGGTGCACTCATGCTACTCCATTCAAACATATTTAAAAGCATATGAGCATATTATCATGCCATGCAAAGATGTGGCTGAGTGGCAGAGAATGTATGGAAGAGAAATACTTCCTCCACCAATTCTGAAAAAGAAAGGAAGGAGAAAGAAAAATAGGAGACAACAACCAGAAGAGAAAGAGGGAAGGGCAGGGCGAAAAATGGGTAGAGGAGGGGCTGTTATCCATTGCAGCTATTGTGGTGCTGCGGGCCACAATATCGGAGGATGCACTGATTTTAAGCTTGGTTTGAAACCAAAGAAAAAGGGCAAGGTAGTTAGAGCTGAGCCACCGGTTTCCTCTGATTCAGAAAATGAGGATCCAGTCCTAACTCAG GAGCAAAATATGCAAACTATGGGTATGAGTCAACCAGAACGTACTACATATGAAGCAGAGGCCATTTCTACATTGATAGCTGAG ACACAATCAAGCCAGAGACCGATTGTGCAACCAACTGCTTTACCAGAAAATGCTTTCATTCAAGGAAATGTCCAAATGCAGCCCCGAGTGCAAGAGACAACTGCCACAATCCATGGAAATGTTCATAGGAAGAGAGAGGTGTTAGCTTTGGCCAAATTGAAAGCAGCAGCCGAGAGAAGGGACGTAGCGGATCAAGCCAAATTTGATGCAGCCATGGCAAAGCTTAAAGAAGAAGAGAACAAACTAATGCTAGCAGCTGAGCAGAGAAAACAAGAGCTGCAAGAAAAGAGGAAAGTTGCTGAAGAGAAAAAAAAAGCAATGTTGGAGCAGAAAAAATTAGAAGCTGAGGCAAGAAAAAGAGTTgctgaagaaaaaaaaagaaagctcAAGAGGAGAAATTTGCACTTGCAGAGGCAAAAAGGTTAG